The nucleotide window GGGCTGCCATCTCCGGTGGCAAGGCTTCATTCAAGGTTTTTCCGAGCATTTTTTCTAGCGGAACTTGGGCAGATTCTGCCATTTTGGGATTAATCCCGGCAAAGCGAAATTCATCCCCCTCTAAAACTTCCAGAACAAAAATACTATAATCTATCCCTTCCCAAATCGCCCGCAAAAACTGCTCTCGTTCTTGTAATTCCTGTTCGATTTTTTTGCGGGTCGTCATATCCAAAACGGTCCCAAATAGTCGCACGACTTCCCCTTGAGAGTTCTGCTCAACTTTTGCTTTGGCATGGACGTACCGGATGGAACCATTCCCGTGAATAATGCGATGCTCTAATTCATAGGGAATCGCCAAGGTGACTGCTTTTTCTACCCGGTTTTTCAGTGCTTCGGCATCTTGGGGATGAAGCTTTTGCAAAAGCTGGGGAAAGGAAGGCGCTTCCTGTTCCCTATCAAAATCGTAAATCCGAAACAGTTCTTTGGACCAAGTTATTTTTCCCGTTGCTACGTCAAACTCCCAGTTGCCTAGATGAGCGATTTCTTGGGCTTCTTCTAGGACTCGTTGGCTTTGTTGCAGACTGATTTCGACTTGCTTGCGATCGCTAATATCCTCGATCACCGCCAGAAAATATTGAGGCTCTCCGGCACCGTTGCGAATCATCGAGGCAGTCACATTCACCCACACGGTGGAACCGTTTTTGTGCCGATATCGCTTCTCAAAGATGATGCTATTGATTTCGCCGTCATACAACTGACGCTCGGCCTCCCCATCAAACTCCGCATCCTCCGGATGGGTGATATCTTGATAAGTGAGAGTGAGTAATTCTTCGCGACTATATCCGAGACTGTCGCATAATTTTCGATTGACATCAACCCAGTTCCCCCCAAGTCCCAGATGAGCAATGCCCACAGCAGCCTGCTCAAATGCCGCCCGGAATTTGGCCTCACTTTCTCGCACTAAGGCTTCGGCAGAGATGCGATCGCTGATATCGGTAAAGGTACAGACTGCGGCATACAGTTCGGTTTCATTGGGACGAAACAAGGCTTGGGAATTGACCAAAATCCAGGTTAAACTCCCATCGGGTTTGTGAATTCCCATGATGCGATCGCGAAAAGACTCCCCAGTCCTTAAGGTAACCGCGAGGGGATATTCTTCCGATGGAAATGGCGAACCATCTTCTCTGACTGCCCGCCAGCGCGGATCGATGGCGGTCCATCCCATCATCTGTTCCAGGCTCAAGCCGAGAATTCGTCTGGCACTTTCATTATAAGTATAAATAATGCCATTGGCATCTTGCATGACGACCCCTTCACTCATCGCACTTAAAACTGAGCGATATCGGGTTTCACTTTCTTGTACCGAGGCGAGTAAACGCTCTTGTTGCGCTTCCATCTGTTTGCGATCGGTAATGTCCCGGGCAACGGCATAGATCAGGTCCCCTCCCGGACTAGAGGAACTCCAACCAATCCATTTATAGGAAGCATCTCGGCACCGATAGCGATTTTCAAAATAAATGCTATTTTCGCCGGTTGAAAGTTTCGCCACTTGTTCCAGGGTTGAGGCGACATCCTCGGGATGGACTAACTCTAAAAATGAGATGGAGAGCAATTCCTCTGTGCTATATCCTAATATCGTTTCCCATACCGGATTTAATTGTTTAAAATAACCGTCCGTCCCGGCAATACAGAGTAAATCCAGAGATAAATTGAACCATTGTGCGATCGCTGTTTCCAGTTCCTCGGGTTGGCGACGTTCATTGAGGGTGCCTTCAATCCGCACCGGCGTCCCCTCATCATCGGCGATCGCCCAAAATTTACTGTGCAGGTCCCGGGGTTGCCCGTCAATCCCCACAATGGAGTAGTTCACCTCCACGGTTTCGGTTTCCCAAACCTGCGCTAAAGCTTGAACCACCTGCGATCGCCATTGCGGTTCAATTCCCTGTATCCACAACTCCGGCTGCTTCTCAAACCCCGCCACCGTTCCCCCAAACAGTTGCGCTGCCGCAGGGTTCAAATAATCCAGGCGATCGCCCCGAACATTAATAAATAAAATTCCCTCTTGAACTTCATCGAAAATCCGACTCATGCAACACTCTCCCTCACCATGCTTTGACCTGTCTCTAACCCTTAATCTTATGAACACCCCCTGTCCTTCCCTCAATATAAACCCCCCTCATTATTTTTAGCCAATAAAAAAGCGCCCCTGTATAGGGACGCTTTTTATCTTACAGACTGACTATATGTCGCGTATAGAGTCAGTCTAAATCTTCAGTTAAAACTTAACCGTTGATCGAAGGAGCAGTCAAAGCAACGGGAGTTGCTTCGCCAGCAGCCAAGTCGAGGGGGAAGTTGTGAGCATTACGCTCGTGCATCACTTCCATACCCAGGTTAGCGCGGTTGATCACGTCGGCCCAGGTGTTGACCACACGACCAGTGGAATCAATGATCGACTGGTTGAAGTTGAATCCGTTCAAGTTAAAGGCCATCGTGGACACACCTAAAGCGGTGAACCAGATACCCACAACCGGCCAAGCAGCTAAGAAGAAGTGCAAGGAACGGCTGTTGTTGAAGGAAGCATATTGGAAGATTAAACGACCGAAGTAGCCGTGAGCTGCAACGATGTTGTAGGTTTCTTCTTCTTGACCGAATTTGTAACCGTAGTTTTGAGATTCGGTTTCAGAGGTCTCACGAACTAAGCTGGAGGTCACCAAAGAACCGTGCATGGCACTGAACAAGGAACCACCGAACACACCGGCAACACCCAACATATGGAAGGGGTGCATCAGGATGTTGTGCTCAGCTTGGAACACCAACATGAAGTTGAAGGTTCCAGAGATACCCAAGGGCATACCGTCAGAGAAAGAACCTTGTCCGATCGGGTAGATCAAGAACACTGCGGAAGCGGCTGCAACAGGTGCAGAGTAAGCGACGCAGATCCAAGGACGCATTCCTAAGCGGTAGGAGAGTTCCCACTCACGACCCATGTAGCAGAAGATGCCGATGAGGAAGTGGAAAATCACGAGCTGGTAAGGGCCACCATTGTAGAGCCACTCATCCAAGCTGGCTGCTTCCCATATCGGGTAGAAGTGCAGACCAATTGCGTTAGAAGAAGGAACAACAGCACCAGAGATGATGTTGTTTCCGTACAGCAAAGAACCAGCAACGGGTTCCCGGATACCGTCGATGTCAACGGGGGGAGCGGCGATGAAGGCAATGATGTAGCAAACGGTGGCGCTTAAGAGGGTGGGGATCATCAACACACCGAACCAGCCGATATATAGGCGGTTTTCGGTAGAGGCGACCCACTCGCAAAAGCGGTCCCACAGATTGGCGCTCTCGCGCTGCTGTAAGGTTGTCGTCATATTTCTTATGATTGCTATGAGGTTTTCGAGGTAGTCGGTAGAGGTTTCTCTACCTTGCTTACTACCTTACACAACTTGTTAAGCTTTGTAAAGGGTTTTCATAAAAATTTTTCCTGATTATTGCTATTAGATTTTCTTATCAATTGCCATGCTGACTCCTTCTGCCTCCCGTCGGATCACCTACAGTCCCGCCTACACCTTGGTTCCAACCTACGAATGCTTTAACCGCTGTAGCTACTGCAACTTTCGTCAGGACCCGGGTAAAAGCCCCTGGTTAGAATTACCCGAGGCGGAACAAATCCTGAAATCTCTTATGGGGACTGGGATTAAGGAAATTTTAATTCTCAGTGGCGAAGTGCATCCGAATTCTGAGAAGCGTCCAGACTGGTGCGATCGCCTTTATGAGTTATGTGAATTGGCCCTGGGACTAGGATTTCTGCCCCATACCAATGCCGGTCCCCTCAGTTTTCAGGAAATGGCAAAGCTGAAAACCGTTAATGTTTCAATGGGATTAATGGTGGAACAGGTGACCCCGAGTTTGGGGGAAACCGTACATCGTCACGCCCCCAGCAAGGTGCCATCCCTGCGACTGCAACAATTAGCATGGGCGGGAGAACTGAAAATTCCCTTTACAACGGGATTATTATTGGGAATTGGGGAGACTCCAGGCGATCGCCAAGGGACTTTAGAGGCGATCGGTCAAATTCACCAGCGCTGGGGCCATATCCAGGAAGTGATTATCCAACCCTATCGCCTGGGAACTCACCAAAGCGGGGAGGCCCCCAGATTCGACTTGAGGGAATTACCCGCAGAGGTTGCTAGAGCTAGACAGATTTTACCCGAGGCAGTCGCCTTGCAAGTCCCGCCCAATTTAATTGAGGAACCGGAGATTTTATTAGCTTGCTTAGAGGCGGGATGCCGAGATTTAGGCGGAATCGGACCGACGGATGAAGTTAATCCGGACTATCCTCATCTCCAGGTTGATAGACTGAAACGGATATTAGAACCCGCCGGGTGGGAATTAGTCGAGCGATCGCCGGTTTATCCGCAATATCATCAAGGGTTAAGTCCTCGGCTGCGATCGCACCTGATCCAGGCTGGATATGATTAAGACGGAACCCGGCTCATGTTCGTAGTAACGACTTTAGTCGTTGCTCTCTTGTCATGGCTGATGCCATGACAAGCACCATCAGTGACTTCATCGCCGGTTTAGGGGCTGGATCTTCCAACGAGGTGGGGCGTGACGAAAGCTGACGCTTTCATCACGGGGTAACGACTGAAGTCGTTACTACAAACATTTGAGGGTGCGGGTTTTTGTTAATATCCCAGGGCAGTTAAATCCGGTTGCGCGGCGATCGCCACTCGTTCCACCTTAGTTTCCCAAGTGCCATTGGGATAGAGATTAAATAAGCGAAACCCTGGGGCCGCATCATCTAGGGCAAATTCAATACTTTTCGGCATAAACTGGACACAAGTCGAAGGGGTGGCAAAATAAGCCACATTTTCCCGATAAAACAGTAAATTTTGGTGAACATGACCGCAAGCCACCAATTTCACATTGCGATAACGGTCTAAAATTGCAAAAAATGCCTCAGCATTTTCCAGATTAATTTGGTCCAACCATTCCGAGTTTACGGGAAACGGGGGATGATGCAGAGCAATAAAGGTGGGCTGTTTTCCCGCTTTATATA belongs to Laspinema palackyanum D2c and includes:
- a CDS encoding PAS domain S-box protein — translated: MSRIFDEVQEGILFINVRGDRLDYLNPAAAQLFGGTVAGFEKQPELWIQGIEPQWRSQVVQALAQVWETETVEVNYSIVGIDGQPRDLHSKFWAIADDEGTPVRIEGTLNERRQPEELETAIAQWFNLSLDLLCIAGTDGYFKQLNPVWETILGYSTEELLSISFLELVHPEDVASTLEQVAKLSTGENSIYFENRYRCRDASYKWIGWSSSSPGGDLIYAVARDITDRKQMEAQQERLLASVQESETRYRSVLSAMSEGVVMQDANGIIYTYNESARRILGLSLEQMMGWTAIDPRWRAVREDGSPFPSEEYPLAVTLRTGESFRDRIMGIHKPDGSLTWILVNSQALFRPNETELYAAVCTFTDISDRISAEALVRESEAKFRAAFEQAAVGIAHLGLGGNWVDVNRKLCDSLGYSREELLTLTYQDITHPEDAEFDGEAERQLYDGEINSIIFEKRYRHKNGSTVWVNVTASMIRNGAGEPQYFLAVIEDISDRKQVEISLQQSQRVLEEAQEIAHLGNWEFDVATGKITWSKELFRIYDFDREQEAPSFPQLLQKLHPQDAEALKNRVEKAVTLAIPYELEHRIIHGNGSIRYVHAKAKVEQNSQGEVVRLFGTVLDMTTRKKIEQELQEREQFLRAIWEGIDYSIFVLEVLEGDEFRFAGINPKMAESAQVPLEKMLGKTLNEALPPEMAALWRPRYLQCVQLRKTLSFEERFVAEGIEKWWLMTLSPLEDNHDRIDRIIATTIDISDRKQTELALQQSEAQYRELAEREALLNRIATQIRNSLELDTILDSVVQELQQVMEIDRCHFLWYRDNETEPFWEVVAESRNHGLINLIGCYSIEQAGPMVNGLLKGEILKFDDINEVKDFTLHEFLRKLQYGAILAMPIQTETGKIGVISCTCHHRTKAWNREDMELLEAVCDQLAIAINQAELYTQARRSAQIAEGKSQELQQTLQELQRTQSQLIQTEKMSSLGQLVAGVAHEINNPVNFIYGNLTHADDYMQDLLNLVGLYRAHYPEPTLEIEEEIDRIDLDYLVEDFPQILASMKLGANRIRDIVKSLRTFSRLDESDMKSVDLHENIDSTLMILQNRIKGKSDRPSIQVIKEYGQIPEITCYVGQINQVFMNVLGNAIDALEMKGEDGVNTGPVAAVPTTVQLLEPFIRITTTLIEGNRVKIAIADNGIGMKPEVISKIFDPFYTTKPIGKGTGLGLAISYEIIVEKHGGTMQCLSEIGKGTEFIIQIPLEQTLNLGNPSGE
- the psbA gene encoding photosystem II q(b) protein, which codes for MTTTLQQRESANLWDRFCEWVASTENRLYIGWFGVLMIPTLLSATVCYIIAFIAAPPVDIDGIREPVAGSLLYGNNIISGAVVPSSNAIGLHFYPIWEAASLDEWLYNGGPYQLVIFHFLIGIFCYMGREWELSYRLGMRPWICVAYSAPVAAASAVFLIYPIGQGSFSDGMPLGISGTFNFMLVFQAEHNILMHPFHMLGVAGVFGGSLFSAMHGSLVTSSLVRETSETESQNYGYKFGQEEETYNIVAAHGYFGRLIFQYASFNNSRSLHFFLAAWPVVGIWFTALGVSTMAFNLNGFNFNQSIIDSTGRVVNTWADVINRANLGMEVMHERNAHNFPLDLAAGEATPVALTAPSING
- the cofG gene encoding 7,8-didemethyl-8-hydroxy-5-deazariboflavin synthase subunit CofG; the encoded protein is MLTPSASRRITYSPAYTLVPTYECFNRCSYCNFRQDPGKSPWLELPEAEQILKSLMGTGIKEILILSGEVHPNSEKRPDWCDRLYELCELALGLGFLPHTNAGPLSFQEMAKLKTVNVSMGLMVEQVTPSLGETVHRHAPSKVPSLRLQQLAWAGELKIPFTTGLLLGIGETPGDRQGTLEAIGQIHQRWGHIQEVIIQPYRLGTHQSGEAPRFDLRELPAEVARARQILPEAVALQVPPNLIEEPEILLACLEAGCRDLGGIGPTDEVNPDYPHLQVDRLKRILEPAGWELVERSPVYPQYHQGLSPRLRSHLIQAGYD